Proteins found in one Mustela lutreola isolate mMusLut2 chromosome 10, mMusLut2.pri, whole genome shotgun sequence genomic segment:
- the EVA1B gene encoding protein eva-1 homolog B: MDAPRRDMELLSNSLAAYAHIRANPESFGLYFVLGVCFGLLLTLCLLVISISCAPRPRPRAPAPRRVPRSSTLEPEDDEEEEEDTVTRLGPDDTLQGPELTAEPDGPLSVNVFTSAEELERAQRLEERERILREIWRTGQPDLLGTGTLGPSPTATGTLGRMHYY, translated from the exons ATGGATGCCCCACGGAGGGACATGGAGTTGCTGAGCAACAGCCTGGCGGCCTACGCGCACATCCGCG CTAACCCCGAGAGCTTTGGCCTCTACTTCGtgctgggagtctgctttggCCTGCTGCTAACGCTGTGCCTACTAGTCATCAGTATTTCCTGCGCTCCCCGCCCGCGGCCCCGGGCCCCTGCTCCGCGCCGGGTCCCCCGCAGCAGCACCCTCGAACCCGAGgacgacgaggaggaggaggaggacacggTGACGCGGCTGGGCCCCGACGACACGCTGCAGGGCCCAGAGCTGACGGCTGAGCCAGACGGGCCGCTGAGCGTAAACGTCTTCACGTCGGCAGAGGAGCTGGAGCGGGCACAGCGCTTGGAGGAGCGGGAACGGATCCTAAGGGAGATTTGGCGCACTGGGCAGCCGGACCTGCTGGGTACTGGCACGCTGGGGCCCAGCCCCACGGCCACAGGCACTCTGGGTCGCATGCACTATTACTGA